One window of the Hypanus sabinus isolate sHypSab1 chromosome 13, sHypSab1.hap1, whole genome shotgun sequence genome contains the following:
- the coq5 gene encoding 2-methoxy-6-polyprenyl-1,4-benzoquinol methylase, mitochondrial, with protein MAVCRALRLLAADSWGGVGFLIYGSRFAPCVSVRAHSGSAEQKQTHFGFESVPESEKAQRVYKVFKNVAEKYDVMNDAMSFGIHRLWKDTLLHTMNPLPGTKLLDVAGGTGDIAFRFMDYVKSQQERRRRQAVKLHQSPSWQQISDAYQQQNEADSDLESKAVICDINKEMLKVGKQKAEQLTYSEGLSWVVGNAEELPFDDDKFDFYTIAFGIRNCTHIDHVLQEAYRVLKPGGRFLCLEFSKVENPIISSLYSLYSFQVIPVLGEVIAGDWKSYQYLVESIQRFPQQEEFREMIEDAGFYKVEYNNLTMGIVAIHSGFKL; from the exons ATGGCTGTTTGTAGGGCATTGCGGTTGCTGGCCGCCGACTCCTGGGGCGGGGTGGGTTTCCTCATTTACGGCTCGAGGTTTgcaccctgtgtttctgttagaGCTCATTCTGGCAGCGCCGAGCAAAAGCAAACTCATTTCGGATTTGAGAGTGTGCCCGAGTCGGAAAAGGCACAGAGAG TTTACAAAGTGTTTAAAAATGTTGCTGAGAAATATGATGTAATGAACGATGCCATGAGCTTTGgcatccacaggttgtggaaagaTACACTTCTTCATACAATGAACCCACTGCCTGGAACAAAATTACTCGATGTCGCTGGAGGGACAG gAGATATTGCCTTCAGGTTTATGGATTATGTAAAATCGCAGCAGGAAAGACGAAGACGGCAAGCAGTgaaacttcaccagagtccttcATGGCAACAAATCAGTGATGCTTATCAACAGCAAAATGAAGCTGATTCAGATCTGGAATCCAAAGCAGTAATCTGTGATATTAATAAGGAAATGTTAAAGGTTGGAAAACAAAAGGCAGAACAGTTGACCTATTCTGAAG gtttgtcctgggtggtgggaaatGCTGAAGAGTTACCATTTGATGATGACAAGTTTGATTTTTATACAATTGCCTTTGGAATTAGAAATTGTACACACATTGATCAC GTATTGCAGGAGGCTTATCGGGTGTTGAAGCCGGGTGGAAGGTTCCTGTGTCTGGAATTCAGCAAAGTAGAGAATCCAATTATTTCCAG TCTTTACAGTCTGTACAGTTTTCAAGTGATACCTGTACTGGGGGAGGTCATTGCTGGTGACTGGAAATCCTACCAGTACCTGGTGGAAAGTATCCAGCGATTTCCTCAGCAG GAGGAGTTCAGAGAAATGATTGAGGATGCTGGATTTTACAAAGTGGAATATAACAACTTGACCATGGGGATTGTGGCTATTCACTCAGGATTTAAGCTGTGA